The Glycine max cultivar Williams 82 chromosome 12, Glycine_max_v4.0, whole genome shotgun sequence genome window below encodes:
- the LOC102665452 gene encoding uncharacterized protein yields the protein MDSLFPSSQVKLPHLISVKLDYTDHCASMVPNSNPNESKFKDFPHGQFQVGYYLGGDKIVGADTFQKLRQKQVTLRIKSVYETDVSGLLKVGATLLIRSASSYYRVGNFTRGKRLKNRKRFPSSIMFSLDGFWAESSGRLCMVGTGSGYSMQLLEVVLKLYNVVNSSNTISTLVIGSLESLSSKNELSYFEPILLFIFPKMDYEYSLDTMETKNEYSDEGEVVPGLSINPSYWGDANQLPYIVSLKELVCLDVKQRVIELIGFRNSGDRWSFNPNTTLVGEGWWDEEKNQLSIVGCHFLGMEDSMASVHVGDCSTRMILRFLKIWSIKDASSIVGDSGYFKRVVLRKFGGQRVQISGTQYEYSQLDKVRKMCLRQEPLKNKEIRYPDVYSSDMRFDMSVRISKRRVAWGYFVPLVVNDQIQ from the exons ATGGattctctttttccttcttcgCAAGTGAAGCTCCCTCATCTTATCTCTGTCAAGCTTGATTACACAGATCACTGTGCTTCTATGGTTCCAAATTCAAACCCCAATGAGTCCAAGTTCAAAGACTTCCCACATGGTCAATTCCAAGTTGGTTACTACCTTGGTGGTGACAAAATTGTTGGTGCTGACACCTTCCAGAAACTGAGACAGAAACAAGTTACCCTTCGAATAAAGAGTGTGTATGAAACTGATGTCTCTGGCTTACTCAAAGTTGGAGCTACCTTGTTAATAAGAAGTGCCAGCTCCTATTACCGTGTGGGAAACTTCACACGTGGCAAAAGATTGAAGAACCGTAAGCGTTTCCCAAGTTCAATAATGTTTAGTCTTGATGGGTTCTGGGCAGAATCTTCAGGGAGGCTTTGCATGGTTGGAACAGGAAGTGGCTATAGCATGCAACTTTTGGAGGTTGTTCTCAAGCTTTATAATGTTGTCAATTCGAGTAATACTATTTCTACCTTGGTTATTGGAAGCTTGGAGAGCTTGAGTTCTAAGAATGAGCTGAGTTATTTTGAACCCATTTTGCtgtttatttttcctaaaatggATTATGAATATAGTTTGGATACTATGGAAACAAAAAATGAGTATTCTGATGAAGGTGAAGTAGTACCGGGTTTATCCATTAATCCG TCCTATTGGGGGGATGCCAACCAATTGCCTTATATTGTGTCTTTGAAAGAACTGGTTTGTTTAGATGTTAAGCAAAGGGTGATAGAATTGATTGGGTTTCGCAATAGTGGTGATAGATGGTCTTTCAATCCTAACACTACATTAGTTGGAGAAGGGTGGTGGGATGAGGAAAAGAACCAATTGTCTATAGTTGGTTGCCATTTCTTGGGAATGGAAGACTCAATGGCTAGTGTTCATGTGGGTGATTGCTCAACAAGAATGATCTTGAGATTTCTAAAGATTTGGTCAATCAAAGATGCAAGTAGCATTGTGGGGGATTCAGGTTATTTCAAGAGGGTGGTTTTAAGAAAATTTGGGGGCCAAAGAGTTCAAATTTCAGGCACACAATATGAGTATAGCCAACTTGACAAAGTGAGAAAGATGTGCCTAAGACAAGAACCTCTAAAGAACAAGGAAATAAGGTATCCAGATGTTTATTCTTCTGACATGAGATTTGACATGTCAGTTAGAATCTCTAAGAGGAGAGTTGCATGGGGTTATTTTGTTCCATTGGTTGTTAATGATCAGATCCAATAG